ctaaaatgtacaatattttgataacattttaaagaattatgtaccctacataaaacaataaaagatcatatttactgaattattataattcttttctccacagctaaaacaaaattttaagatattCCCAATTTCATACTAATTGAATTAAttagttttcttcttttaattaGGTACTTGTATAGactcatttgtacatattttagcCCGTACctgtaaaattgttaataatttctgttttatttcagATCAATCAAATGGCCACTGCTCCTGACTCCCAGAGGTTGAAGTTATTAAGAGAAGTTGCTGGTACTAGGGTATATGATGAACGTAAAGAAGAGTCCACCACTATTTTGAAAGGTTTGTTTCAGTTGATTTACTTTCTCTTCATTCATTTAtcaacttttcaaatatttattccatacacAAACAGTACATAAATGTAACTACAGTAGAATCTAAAACAACCAGTATTACGGGTTAGTAATCACTTTGGATAGCAACATACTCGGTTTTAAAATTGGTCGATCGAACACAACAAGGACACCAATAACACCTCTTCAAAGTGTACTCCTGCCATGTCATCTCTAACCCATGGACACTTCAATGTGAATAGACCAATGATAGCACCAGCTGTACTGCACTTGTTTCCATTTACATGCTTTAAGTGGCAGTACttgttggtttaaaattaaaaatgtacctcAGTTCTATGACTTTCAGTAGTTACtatgctcaaaattaaatttcattatactaaaatataaataatatactaaaaacacaaagtggttgaaattttctttacatcatgcatacatttatttagtttaaaatagaatACTATATTTGAAACTGTGTTTAAACTATGacatttataataccttataatatattcttatttaaattaaacatggtTAAGAATACAGAATTTGATGGCATTGgtgaaataaaaaggaaataaatttcaGTGGCTTATTGGTCATTCTGTGTTTTCTTTTGAGTgcttattcaaaataaatgtattgaatttattataaatgatggTTTGTAGAAACGGAAGGCAAGATTGAAAAGATACAAGAATTCTTACGGACAATAGAAGAAAGGTTGAAGACATTGGAAGAAGAAAAGGAGGAATTAAAGGAATACCAAAAGTGGGATAAAATGAGGCGTTCATTGGAGTACTGTATTCATGACAGAGAATTAAAGGATAccaaaagaaaacttgatgaggtaatttaattcttttacaataaattgttgtaCAATGATAATTTAATGTAGGGATATTTATTATACAGCTGTCATCTTTGTAAATGACAAGATTAAAAATCTATGTTAATCGTGTAATAACTAGATGTTGAGTAATatagtttcaaataatatttgtaatttaaattttcagttagAAGAAAGGTTGAGCAACTTTGATGAAGACCAGAAGAAGTTGACAAGTGAACTCAAAGCAGCTCAAGAGGCTGCAAAGAGCATAGCTAGGAAGTTGAAGGATGCAAAGAAAGAGGTCCAACTGGCGAAAGAAGAGAAGGAGACCTTGAATGTTGAGCAGCAACAGTTGTTTAAGGACAAAACCAAACTGGAGCTGACAATCAAGGATCTGTCAGATGAAGTCATGGGTGATGATAGGTCAAAGGTAAATAAATGCACTTAATATTTGGTGCCTCAGCCGTTTAGTTTTCACATATTTACTTCCTCCAAGCCACCCTTCTTATGTAGATAGAGTTGTTTACTAGatttatattataacactttttcCTGCTAGATTTCAACACTAATTAAGtgttaaacaattttcttttttttatagatttataatatttaccataAAATTTGTTGCAAGAGAATacaagtgtttttgttttgtctgaAAATAGTATGTCAAAGAAGCTCTTCTTAGCAATATAATATGGACATTGGTTGAACAGTTTATTGTATAGGGTGTGTATTTTACATAATgagaataaaacaacaaacatatATTAGGGATATTGAAATGCTGTAGATgtagcttatattggtcacttttaacttagataaaaaacataaaaccaatatttaagactttttattgttttgtgaggcctttcgacagCGAGGCTTTACATCGACAGCGTTACTTTTGGGATGtgtcgaaaggcctcacaaaacaataaaaagtcttaaatattggttttatgtttttcatctaagttaTTAGGGATATTgttgaaaaactatattaatcTTCAAAGTATGCTTCTTTTACATCAACACACTTCTGCAGGCGAGTTTTCACGCTTTGTTGCGCTCCGTGGATGTCAGCAACCGAAACATCCTTCTGAACAGACATGCAAGTCGCTTTGACAGCATCTAAGGTTCTGTGATGGTGTTCTTTGAGAGCAGTTTTAACTTGGGGGAAGAGGAAAATGTCTGCTGAGGCAAGGTTGGGGCTGGGAATTGTTTTTGTGATGCCATTGTTTGTCAGGTGCAGGGATAACTCATTATCACGATGGAGCGTTCAATTGGTGGTAATTTCTAGTCACTCTGTTTAACATTACCACGTAGAACAACTGTCTTTGTCCCTCCAACACAGTTCTGAGTGGACTATACCTTTCTTGTCAATGAATACAATCAGCGTTGCTTTTATGAGCAACCTACATGGGGTTCTTCCCCTATGCTATCCTGGCTTTTATGCCATTTACAAGCTATTAGTTAAAGTGCTCATCTCAAATTTCAGAATCTGTATCTTTcagaattaaagttaaaatataaccatTGTTTGTTTCCATTTCATAAGTGTTCCTGAAAATGTTCACTTTCAACTTACATACTATATACTATTTAGTATTTACACAACATCATTAAATTCagtttgttatttactttaaactcaTTAAACTTATGTTTACTTTTAGGATCGGGCAGAAAATGAACTGAGAAAGTTGACAGAGACAATTGCATTGAAGGAGGGTGAATTGGAGAAACTGAAACCTCTGTATGAAGCCCAAAAGAAAAAGGAAGAAGACTGTACCAGAGAgtaagttaaaattgtaaattaataattgaaattaaattaaactatgcaTAGAACTATCCTGAGTAATGCAATTAATATAACTAAACCATTTAGGTATAATTAATCAGTGTTTAATCCAAGGGACTGGTAATTTCTATGTTTaacattatgaaacattttttcatgGAGGCTTTGAAGATAACATGCTGACATCACTGTTATCTTTGTGACAAATTCCAGCTCAGTATGCTAACTTTTAGGCTTATGGACATCATTGTAACACTGTCATAACATTTGTAAAGGattatagaacattttaattttgaaccgtAAGAAATGTCTGAGACGAAGATTGAAATGTGAAGTTATGATTCATTCCTAGATTTgaacatattacaatattacattaattaatatttattgagttgGTTGTATTTATTCAAATGACTTATAATctcatttgaataaatataacctTTACCTTATAAATGCCactgaaattgttaaaataaattgtattaagaaTCTATTACACAAAAACTATTTGTTTGTACAACTctcaaaatgtgtgtgtgtgtgtgtgtgtgtgtgtgtgtgtgtgtgtgtgtatatatatatatatatatatatatatacatttttagtaaatgaaaagaaaattatgttttaatgttaaacttaattttctaTTTCTACTATAGATAGTTAGTCTTATAAATGAAAGGACTACTTAATATAAATGTACagtgtaaataaagtaataaaatcaattgaTTGGCTCAAAACTTATTGTGTCAGCTTAATGAGTCAGTGATATTTTTCAATGaccctcagccaaattccatggttgggaATATACCAATGTagaattattttttgtcttttgaaaattaagtttcatgcaaaagttaAAATCTTTCTTGCAATATCTTGCAacaagtagatagtaatatggcagttctagaccacttttgaaTGCAACAGAAAATCAATTTCAAATCTTATCCAAAGTACCATAAAAATCGAACAGTAAAtctgttaaaaatgtatgaaaaatctacttgaaattaataagaaatttatataaaattaaagaacgtTCTGCTTGGAATCAATGAAAATCTGTTGGGAAGCAATAAAAAGTCTGCTTAAACTCAATGAAAAATTGCCTGTATTggtttaaagacaaattaatctatctatatatgttgtaaattttaattttagtgtagcATATTATTTTGGGCCTGAGACTCTGCCTTGGAGCATTCATGTAACATTAAAAGTGCAAATTATACTCTTATGTAAAAGGGGCATAATAAGTACAAATATGCCAATTGATGAATCTATGCCACCAGCCTTAATTATGACAAATGGCACGTAACAAATCTTCGCTATCAGTCATATATACGAAAAATGCTGCACGATACTTTGTCACCATCTATTTTAGgatcattttttatatatctcGGTATGTCAATGTTTTAACGTAACAACTTATATTTCCAATAATCTTCCTTTAACATTCCGTGGTgtttgaaaaaaatcttaagttGTTCCCTCCTCATCtgggaaaaattgaaaaaaattgaaatattttaattttatttttaaagttggaCATTTTGTATAATTCTACGGATGAAATTAAGATGGTAAAAgtttttgaagtttaacattgttcttatatcGGACTAAAATCAAGATTGCCACCAGTATGGTCGGCTCCTATGTCTGCCTGATTACAATCAACCATCTGATCCTGATTTACTTTTGTCATAAAAGCTTACAGAATGTTGCAAATTtcatcaatacaattttgttttttcagcCTTGGACTAAAAGAACAAAAGAGAAAGGAGTTGTACGCTAAACAAGGGAGAGGAAGCCAATTCACTTCTAAAGCTGATCGGGATAAGTGGATTGAAAAGGAATTAAAGTAAGTTGGATCTAGTTTTAGCTGATTATCAAACAAGCAACACAACCAAAAATAGAGGTTGGATAggatgtttcaaattttaaaagaatctttagtataattatttactataactATAAAAAGTGTAGTGGATATAAATATGATAAGTTATTGAACTTTTGaactttacataattataaattacaaaggCCCAAACATCAATTTACTTATGCATATTTCTTCAACAGATCACTCAACAAACAGATTAAGGATAAAAGTGAACATCGCGATAAGCTGGCAGAAGAGTTAAAAAAGGATGCTGAGAAACAAGTGCAACTGGAGAAGAAAATTGAGGTATGCtttattgtagtattttaaattctctataatatggtggtatttgaaaaattattgtctttaaggtaaagtagttttaaatgatactcatttgtacaagaaatgtttgtttgtattgttaaattaaaataagattacaTCTTGTACAGAGAACTGTAAAAACAGCAtaacaatatttcagtaaaacattAGTTACAGGAAGTTACAAATAGGTCTAATAATTTGATGACATAGCAAAAGAAGTTGGAAggaattttgcttaaaaactactAAATCACTGTCATGGAAGATCTGGATAAAACGTTTCATATATTACTCCTAGATAGCATCACAAGACATAAAAACATGCAATGAATGTATGGCGATCAGTGGTGATTGAACATTAGTCCCAGGCAACCCTCCATAGCGATTCATGGTGATTGCCTGGGAGAGGGTTGAActaaaaatgtttggaaacattttaaattgcccatagtcattattaataaatatattgtgttgtaaacataatatgaatatgtttaatatatagagaaaatatttaaacagatacAATAATTGCgaagtaaacaaaaatgtacGATCGTCTGTTTTCTATTGATGCTGCATACACTACGCATTACACAAacataaacatagaaaatatGAACTGAAAGCAAAATTCCGTTGAGAaaagtatgataatttgtttatatacaggtttttatacataaagtacaataaaataacatttttggcaATTGTAAGTTTGCTTAGTGCCAATCAGTTGTCCAGGATATATACACAACAGACTTGTAGCAATGTATTAACATAATTatagataatattaatttacaaataaaatattatttactaaagtacaatttgttaattaggttactatttttcaaacacaaagtaGAACAAAAATACATCACAATCCGTAATTTGTGTACTACCAATTGGTTGTTAATGACAAGTTGAGTGTCCCCAGATCTTTTCGAATCTCATAGATCAGTTCTCAAATCCAAATCTTTGTTAATGAATATTCCATAAATTCGAAATTTAGCTTAAATACTTAGTGTCTGCTCTTTTTTTTAATCACTCATATGGGTCACTTAAGGTCATGAAAAATAAGCGGTTTTGGCATATTTTACCTATAGACACAGTGTTTGAAAACTCATAGAAACtaccaaaaaaattataataaatatattggcaGAGTTCAAGTTGatccaaataaagaaataat
The Homalodisca vitripennis isolate AUS2020 chromosome 1, UT_GWSS_2.1, whole genome shotgun sequence DNA segment above includes these coding regions:
- the LOC124353948 gene encoding structural maintenance of chromosomes protein 3; this translates as MVPRSDVMNLLESAGFSRSNPYYIVKQGKINQMATAPDSQRLKLLREVAGTRVYDERKEESTTILKETEGKIEKIQEFLRTIEERLKTLEEEKEELKEYQKWDKMRRSLEYCIHDRELKDTKRKLDELEERLSNFDEDQKKLTSELKAAQEAAKSIARKLKDAKKEVQLAKEEKETLNVEQQQLFKDKTKLELTIKDLSDEVMGDDRSKDRAENELRKLTETIALKEGELEKLKPLYEAQKKKEEDCTRDLGLKEQKRKELYAKQGRGSQFTSKADRDKWIEKELKSLNKQIKDKSEHRDKLAEELKKDAEKQVQLEKKIEEQTAELERQRAAIDDYNKQHYEHKKNKDQYQSTRNELWRKENQLQHTLTSLKEELAKADQALRSMAGKHTVADMIHEMSKEAQFITTTFRPELLQHANKFYGVKFRNKVSHVECVTREEAYDFVEDDTTHG